The Leptospira langatensis genomic sequence CCTTCTACCTATACTCATACATTTCTTGTAGCCGCCATGTCGGAACGGGCCGCTCAGAATTTGGAGTTGGATTGGCTTCTGACCCGAGTTGGGGTTTACTTCCACGATATCGGCAAGATCCCGAACGCAGGCTTCTTCGTGGAGAACCAGCATTTGATCCCTAAGAAGGAAAATATCGATAAGAACAATCCTGCCAAGGCGGCAAAGATCGTGATCGATCATGTTTTGGATGGGATCGAGATGGCCAAGAAGGCTAGGCTTCCTAGGGAAGTGATCGATTTTATTCCGGAACACCATGGCACTTCCACTATGGCTTTCTTCTATCATAAGGCCTTGGCGGAACTTTCTCCTTCTCAGAAGAAGAAACTGAGAAAGCAAGACTTTCAGTATCCCGGCCCTAAGCCTCAAAGAAAGGAAACCGCGATCGTTATGATCGCAGATAGTTTGGAAGCGGCTAGCCGTTCCTTGGAAGAAGTGACTCCTGAATCCTTGGATGCTCTCATTACTAAGATCGTTAACAGCAAATTGGCAGAAAACCAATTGGACGAATGCGGACTTACTCTAGGAGATCTGGAAGTCGTTAAGTCTTCTTTCAAAGAAGTACTTCTTTCTAGTCTTCATTCCCGGCCGAAATATCCTAAGCCGGAAGAAACAAAGGCTTTGGAAGAAAAGAATAAGAATATTCTCGGCAGACATGCCGTGAAAGGCTCATAAACTTGTTCGAACTCTCCTCGGATATAAGAGAAGAATTGCCTTCTTGGTTGTCCGAAACGGAGCTTCTTCCCCGCTGGAATACATTAACCGGGTTCGCATTTCCTAATATACAAACCCATCTCTCCCTTCTCATTGTGGACGACGAATCCATGAAGGAGATCAATCGGGTCCGTAGGGGAAAGGATTATGCGACTGACGTGCTTTCTTTTCCTCTGAGTTTCGATCTGGAGCCTTGGAACCTTCCCCCCATAAAGAAAATAAAAACGGGTCCTATCTTAAGTCTGGGAGAGATCGTGATTTCCTGGGACACTTGTAAGGCGCAGGCCAAGTCCATAGGTCACAGTGTAGAAGAGGAATTCTTTCGTTTGTTCGTGCACGGTTTTTTGCATCTGATCGGCTACGATCATGAAAGAGGAGAAGAGGACGAGGCTCTTATGAAGGAGAAAGAGGATCTATGTCTGGATCTGGTTCTGGGGCCTTAAAGAAAACCAAAGGGATCGTGATGGAGAGCCGGATCCTTCCCGAGGGAGATGCTTTTTTGCGACTTCTTCCGGAAGAAGGAGAGGTAAATAGCTTTCGGATCAAGGGTATCAAGAAGAGTAAGACTAGACCTATCGCGGCGGTAGAACCAGGTTCCCTAACCGTATTAGATTATTATTATACGCAAGGCAGAGAGACCTTTAACGTGAAAGAGATCGGACTCGTCCAGAGGTTCGATAAGGCAAAGGCAGGCTATGCGGGCACCGTTTTAGTTTCTTATTTGGTAGAGCTTGTTTCTTCCTTTCTAACGGAAGGGGGTTCTCATCCTCAGGAATACAAACTCTTATTGGGAGCCCTGAAAGAATTGGACGAGGACGGGTATAGACCCGTGTTTTTACCCTTCTTCAAATTAAAACTTCTGTATGTGGGTGGCTTTCTCTCCAAAGAATTGGAATGTGCGAGTTGCGGTAAGACTTTCTCGGAGATCCGATCCTGTAGTTTAGACGAAACCCATTTTGAGATCGTCTGCGGGGACTGCGGAACTCCCAGGCCGGACAAGTATGGACTGGTCCTATTCATCCAGGATTGCCTTGCGTTACGATACAGGGACCTGAAAGACAAAAAGATTTCCCTTGAACTCCTGAAGGAGGCGGATAGTCTCAGCAACCGGGCCTTAAAACCCTTGTTAGGAAAACGTTTGAAATCGGAACCTATGTTATACGAATCCTTGGGGGAGAACCTTGGATAAATTCTTTAAGACCTGCTTTTTGCTGATCTATATTTTTGGGATCGTCTTTCTCATCATACTCGATCAAAGATGGGGAAAGAAGACCCCAATCCCTCGTCCTAGTTTCGGAGAGGAAGGAAGGAATTGCCAATCTCTTGAATGTATCCTGAGGGAGAAAAATCTGGTCCTTGGAGCCTTGGACAGAAGCTGGAATCAGATCCGCGACAAACGACTTTTCCCCGACTGGGAATCCAACTCCTCTAAAAAATAGGATCGCTCATCATAGAATGAAAGAAACGGATACTCTCAAATACTTGGTCTTGGAAGCTCTGAAAGAAGGCGTCCAAGCATACTGCGAAAAAGAAGCTCCTCATTTAAATCCATCCGAGCTGAAAATCAGGATAGAATATTCCAGAGAGGAATCCTTCGGGGATTATTCCACTTCATTCGCGCTTGAGAACGCAAAGCAGCTCGGAAAGAAGCCTCTGGATTCGGCGGCCTTACTTGTAGGACATCTACAAACAAGAACGGATTTTTTTGAGAAGGTGGATTTTACTCCTCCTGGGTTCGTGAATTTTCGCATCTCTCCCGCATTCCTGATCCGTTATTTGGAAAATACGGTCCAGAAAAAGGATACATTCCCTAAATTAGAAAATCCTAAAAAGATCAATTTAGAGTTCGTAAGCGCGAATCCTACCGGGCCTTTAAATATCGTTTCTGCGAGAGCCGCAGCAACCGGGGATGCGTTCTCGAATCTTCTTCGTGCAGTTGGCAATCAGTTAGATAAGGAATTTTACGTAAACGACTACGGGAACCAGGTTTTTCTTCTTGGGGTTTCTACTCTGGTTCGGATCAGGGAGATCCTGGGCGAACCTTCTTCCGTTCAGGAAAACGCGGAGGATGGAAGAAGTATTGAGGATCTTTTAACTCAAAACGTGATCCCTGCCGAAGGCTATCGAGGGGATTACCTAAAAGTAATCGCGAAAGATCTATTAGAAAATTCGAATACTTCTTCCGAGATCAAATCGCATTTGGAAAAGAAGGAATATTCGGCGCTCGCTGAGAAATGTTCTCGTTGGACGGTGGAGTCCAATCTTATCTGGCAGAGAAAGGATCTGGATCTTTTTGGGGTAGAGTTCGATCGATTCTTCTCCGAGGCATCTTTGCATGCTGCCGGAAAAGTCTTAGGAGTTCTGGAGAATTTAAAGAAGTCCGGCAAGGTCTTCGAGGAAGACAGAAAGCAAATATTTCGTTCTACCGATTATGGGGATGATAAGGATCGGGTAGTGGTCCGGGACGATGGACGTCCAACGTATCTTCTCGCGGACATAGCCTATCATAGCGATAAGATCCAAAGAGGTTATGAGAAGATCATTGATATCTGGGGACCGGATCATCACGGATATATCGCAAGACTTGCTGGAGCAGTCGAGGCTCTCGGCTATCCTAAGGAAAATTTCCAAGTGGTGATCGCTCAACAAGTGAACCTTCTTATGGGCGGCCAGAAAATGAAGATGAGTAAGAGGGCCGGCGAGTTCCAGACCATGGAAGACCTGC encodes the following:
- the ybeY gene encoding rRNA maturation RNase YbeY yields the protein MKEINRVRRGKDYATDVLSFPLSFDLEPWNLPPIKKIKTGPILSLGEIVISWDTCKAQAKSIGHSVEEEFFRLFVHGFLHLIGYDHERGEEDEALMKEKEDLCLDLVLGP
- the recO gene encoding DNA repair protein RecO, producing MSGSGSGALKKTKGIVMESRILPEGDAFLRLLPEEGEVNSFRIKGIKKSKTRPIAAVEPGSLTVLDYYYTQGRETFNVKEIGLVQRFDKAKAGYAGTVLVSYLVELVSSFLTEGGSHPQEYKLLLGALKELDEDGYRPVFLPFFKLKLLYVGGFLSKELECASCGKTFSEIRSCSLDETHFEIVCGDCGTPRPDKYGLVLFIQDCLALRYRDLKDKKISLELLKEADSLSNRALKPLLGKRLKSEPMLYESLGENLG
- the argS gene encoding arginine--tRNA ligase; translated protein: MKETDTLKYLVLEALKEGVQAYCEKEAPHLNPSELKIRIEYSREESFGDYSTSFALENAKQLGKKPLDSAALLVGHLQTRTDFFEKVDFTPPGFVNFRISPAFLIRYLENTVQKKDTFPKLENPKKINLEFVSANPTGPLNIVSARAAATGDAFSNLLRAVGNQLDKEFYVNDYGNQVFLLGVSTLVRIREILGEPSSVQENAEDGRSIEDLLTQNVIPAEGYRGDYLKVIAKDLLENSNTSSEIKSHLEKKEYSALAEKCSRWTVESNLIWQRKDLDLFGVEFDRFFSEASLHAAGKVLGVLENLKKSGKVFEEDRKQIFRSTDYGDDKDRVVVRDDGRPTYLLADIAYHSDKIQRGYEKIIDIWGPDHHGYIARLAGAVEALGYPKENFQVVIAQQVNLLMGGQKMKMSKRAGEFQTMEDLLGYLGKHARDVARYFFVMRSLDSPLDFDLDLAKDESDKNPVFYLQYAHARVSSIFREVGTDSDPQALQELEMTEERKRLLFWISRFPEEVLDAALTLEPHRIANYLQNLARSFTQFYIAKNNRLKDADEKTRLGLARICQATQIVLAQGLGLLGVSAPERLEKDL